The sequence CCAGCCAGCTGATCACGACGGCCAGCAAGACAATAGCCACGCCATTGAGGACTTTCATTTGCAGCGAGATGGTCTCAACGCCGTCTTCCATCCATTCGTCGGCCAGTGTTTTCAGGGCCTGTGAAAATCCCTTGTATTCGGCATAGACACACAAGTCGTCGATCATTTCTTCGGAGGGGAACTGGTAGCCGGCGTTGCGCAATGCTTCACCGCAGTTCATGCCGGATTTCACGCCGAGGAGGGCACCGTCGAGCCGTTCGCGCAGCCACGGCTGAGCCATGTCGCTCAGGCGGATCAGTGATTTTTCAACGGTGATGCCGGCGTGCTGCAAGGCCGAAAAAGCCATCAGGAAGCCGCTACCGACTACCAGCCGGTAAATCGAATACGGTGCCACCCGGTCGATGACGACACGCAAGTTGCCGCACCAGCGCGGCATCGACCACAGCACCAGCACTGCCAGCATGATCAGCGCCAGCACGAACGGCAGCATCCAGTGCTGCACGAGCTGGGACATCACATGCAATGACTTGGCGGCACCATGCCAGGTGGCGGGGTCGATCACCTTGGCGAATTCCGGAATGACGCGGGTGCCGAAGATGTACAGGTAGCAAATGATCAGTACCAGGATCGCCACCGGATAGGTCAGGCCGGAAATAATCACGGCCTTGATTTTCTTGCCGGCCTGAACCACGTCGATGACGCTCAATAAGGTCGCTTCTAGCTGGCCGGCTTGTTCGCCGGCGCTGATGATCATGCGTTCGGTATCGGGTATCCAATACCCGAGCGCTTCGCCGAACATGCTGCCGTTTTGAACCAGACGGCGGCAATCATCAAGCACGATTGCCAGCGGCTCGTGGGGCTTGTCGCCATCCTGCGCGGCACGGTCGCGCAATTCCTCAAGGATCTTCAGCAAAGGCAAGCCGTTGGCCAGCATCTTCGAGACCTTGCGGTACAGGCGCAATCGGGTTCCTTCCGAAAATTGTAGTTTGGCCCATCGGCGGTTCAGGTCGAGTGGCATGTCAGGCTTTCTTGAGGGCGGTGGCCGGCTTGCCGTGCTGGTGCAACGGGACCAGGTGGCCAACAGTTTTTTCAGCCATACGCGGATCGATCAGCCCATCGGCGATCTTGGCAATGGCATGTTCGACCAGGGTCTGACCACCCAGCATGGCGCGCCAGTAAGCGATGGCGCCGAGCTTGTCTGCATGGCGCAGGTAGGTGCACAACTCGGCGTCCGGCAGAATCACTTCGGCGACCACGGTGCGGCCTATCGTGCCCTTGTTGCCGCAGGCTTTGCAGCCGGGACCGGTCAGGAATACCTGGGGCAGCTTGTTACCGACCGCTTTGTGCAGCCGCTCCGCCTGGGCGATTGTCAGTTCGCCAGCGTAGTCAACCAGGCGACGTTTGCAATGCGGGCACAGCAACTTGACCAGGCGCTGGCTGATCAGTCCGGTGATGACGGTGTGGTCCGCCGTCATCGCCAGCGGCAAGCCGAGGTCGACCAGCCGATCGATGATGGCCATGGCGCTGTTGGCATGTACGGTGGTCCAGACCTGATGCCCGGTCATGGCTGCGCGCAGTGCGCTTTGGGCCGAGGCACCATCGCGGATTTCACCGATCATGATGGTGTCGGGATCGAGCCGCATCGCGTTCGAGATCGCCGCCGAGAACAGGCGCGAGCGTTCGACTTCGCTGGTGGCATTGGTGACGGCGGTTTGAACCGCACCGGGGATCGGATACTCGACCGGGTCTTCGACAGTCAGTACATGCATCTTGCCCTGCGACTCGATCAGCTGGCCGCTCAGTACCCGTTGCAGCGTGGTCGATTTGCCCGAGCCGGTCGGTCCGCTGATGATGTTCATGCCGATCGGATGGTCTTTCAGGACCTGGATCAGGTTCGCATGTTCCTGCGTAAACCCGAGCGGACGCAAGTCGATGTGGTCACCGGCGTCGTTGTAGAGCAGGCGCAGGACCATCAGGTTGCCTTCGCTGGTGGGCGCGGTGGCGATGCGTACGCCGTAGAGCATGTCCGGCAATTTGTCGCGGTCGCCGATACTGGCATCCTGGCGTTCGGTCGGCTTGTAGGAATTGTCGGAGACGGCGGTCATCGCGCCATAGATCGTAGCCAGCAGGCGCTCGCCGTAGTCGCGGGTCTGGCTGCCGACCTTGACGAGGTCATTGTGAATGCGGAAATAGAAGTCGGTACTCAGTTTGTTGACCCGGATGTGAATATCCGATGCGCGCTCGCGGCAACCGCGTGCCAGCAAATCCTTGGCAGTGACTTGCATCACTGTGTGTTCCTGATGGCGCGATGTGTTGTCGCTGCCGCTGTTGCTGCCGCTGCGGTACAGGCGTCCGATGACTTCAATGGTACAAAACACGATGGCGAACGGCCGCTTCATGCGCTCCAGCCGCGCCCGGTACGATTGCACGTGGGCATTGAGCGCCTGGCCGCTGGCGATCAACAGGCGTCCATCGGACAGCAGGCACAGCAACTTGCGCTCCTCTTCGCTGGCCTCGAAGCTGCCGCTGATGCTCAGTATCGAGGCTGACATCAGGTCGACTGACGTGACAATGACCGGCTCCAAAGGCGGCGGCGGATCATCGTCGAATTGCTTGTAGCGCGTATTCATTTTGCGGGCACTTTGGCCGGCAGGCGCGGTACCGGCAAATAACCGGGTGGGGCGGCAGGTAGCGCAACCGTCGTCTGGACGGCACCCGAGGCAGCTGAAATCAGGGCAGCATTGCCTGGCAACAGGCGCACGCTGCGGCGGTGGTCGGCCGATACCGTGACTTCATTGGTCTTGATGGACAACACGCGCATCCCGTTAGGCAAAACATCGCCGGTGCGGACATCAATGCTGCTGCCGTTTTCAAATAACAGCGTGGCAAATACGTTATTGCCGATGCCTTCGATCGATTGCACGGTCGGGTCCCCCGGTGCGCCCGGACGGGCCGTCTGGTCGATACTGCTTTGCCGATTATTCAGGTCGGCTTGCAGTTGCAGGATTTTTGCCTTGATAACGAGCTGGCGTTCCTGGGCTTTCAGTACCAGCGTTTCGGCATCGATACGCGTGAGGGCGTCGGCGGTCGTTTCGCCACTGGCCCCATGGCACGGTTGCACAAATAACGGCAGGGCCAGTGCCAGACTACCGATCAGATTATTTCGCATAGACCACTCCTTCAATGAGCCAGTTACCGGCATTCCAGCTGATCCGGTCGAGTCGTACGCCCGGCTGTCCAAGTAACGGGCTGGCCATCAGTGGCGTCAGAACGCCCAGGTCAGCGCTCAGCGTGTAGGTTTTCCATTCGGGTTTCGGGGCAGGGGCAGGGGCTCCGGGGATGCCGGCCACCGGGGGCGGCGCCATTGTCGGTGGCACGATCGCTGCCATTTTTAAAACAATGCCCAGCGCCTGGCTGCGTTCCAGTAAATTACGCAGCACGATATCGGCGGCGAGCAGGACATCCTTGCCATTGGCTTTGAGCTCGATGGGCCCGGTGCTGGTGGCCTGGGTGCCGCTGATGGCGAGTACGGCAGAGGGTATTTTTTCAAGCAGGTAGCGTACGTTGGCACCGTTGCTGGTCCAGACGTAATCGGCTTTGTTCACCTGGCACTGGAATTGGTCGAGCTGCCAGCCACCTGCCGTCAACGGGTCGAGGCGGGCCTGGCAGGCCTTGGCAAAGTCCAGTGCCAGCGGTTTGGCCAGCCATGGTCGCTCGCTCGATTGGCGCGCGCCGGCGGCACTGAGCCGGGCTCTGGCGGCGGCCATCGCCAGTTCTTTTTCCTGTTCCTTTTTTTGATGCTGCTGAAAAAAATAGAGGCTTGTGCCTGCGACCAGCAACACACCTGCCGCGCCAGCGGCGATGGCAATGCCCGGCGGGATGGCCGTTTTGACCGGCCGCAACGAAGACCATTTACGGATGTGCAGCTGACCGTTTTTGCGCTTGGGCAGCAGGGTGTCTAACGTCTTGGCATTGAAATTATGGAAGCCGTACTGCTCCAGTTCGGGTTCGCCAATGACGACATTCCAGCCGCCCAGCGCATAGTCTCCCTGCAGGCGATCGAGCACATCCTCGCGACTGCCGGCGAAATCACCGTTGGGCAGGAAGTTGGCATCACGTACTGCGCAGTAGGCCCAGAGTTCATCGGGTAGCTTGAACGCACACAGCCAGTTGTGCACCGGTTGTTGATGGCCATCGTAGTGGGCACCTTCGATGGCGATGGTCTTCGAAATCACCGCCGCCAGTGACTGCTGTCCGCGTCGCGCACCCTCCTTCATGTTGGCGTAGCCGGCCTGAGCCATCGCCTGGTCTTTGCGCAGCACCACCAGATCGGCGTCGATCTTGAAGGCAAGCTGGCAAGCCTCTTTCCAGAAGTCGCGCGGACGCGACAGCGATTGCCAGAACAGACCGCAAACGAAGCGGGTCTTGCCGATCTGGAGTGTGTGGATGGACATGATCAGGAGGCCCGCATCGCGATCGGGGTAATCATGATCACGATGATTTCCTTGTTGCTGCCGGCGCCGAGACTGCCGCCCAGCAGCAGGTTGGCCGGTGTGCCGACGCCTCGCTGGTTCAGGTTGTCGTCGGTTTGCTCGAAGCCGCTGATGATGAGGGTTTCATTGGATTTCATGGCGACCCGCTGCAGGAAATTGCGGGTTTCGGTTTCCGGCGTTTCGATGGAGGCCGTGCTGCTGCTGACTGTGCGCAGCGAGCGCAGCGACGAGATATCGGTCGAGAATTGCAGGAGTACCGTGCCGTTATTGAGCACGTTTGGCAGGATCGACATATTGAAGCCGGTGGTGATGGTGCCTGGTGTCAGCGTGGTGGTACTGCCGACGTTGGGCGTTTGTGTCGTCTGCGAGGATTTCAGATACGACGTCTGCTTGGCCACCTGCACCGGTACCGGCTGGTTGTTGAGCGTGACGACCGAGGCCGAGGTTTCACGACGCACCTGACCCTGTTCGGAGAGTGCCTCGATCATCATGGCACTGCCGGCCAGTTTGCTCGTAGCGGTGTCGAGGATCGCCGCCGAGAACGCATTGGTATTGGCGACTTTGGCCAGCGAATTCGACAGGCCGTATTTGCGGGACAGTGTCTTGTACACCGCATCCCACTGGATGCCGTAATTGTCGCCGCGCGTCAGCGTCACTGCCAGGACTGTGACATTGACCATCACCTGGCGCGACAAGGCAAGATTTTCCTTGTCGATGAAGAGCGCAATACGTTCCAGGTTGTCGGGTGTATCCGAGACCGTGATCGAGCCGGTGGCGGGCGAGGCGACGACTTTGCCGTCAGCCGAGAGCATGATGCTGACGGCTTTTTCGATACTCGAATAGACCGACAGCGTGGACTTGACTGCCGTATTTTGCGAGTTGGTCGCATTGACGCTGCTGCCGCCGCCGCCGCCGCCGCCGCCGCCGCCGCCGCTGCCGGCATCCTGGCTGCCCGAGCTGGCGCCACTGGAGACGTTGGCCGTCAGTGCCGAGTCACCCGGTACTGCTGCGATCTGGAAAGTACGGGTATCTGTACGGAAAAACTGAATGGTGCCATTCGCGTATTTCCATGACACACCAAAGCGCGCTGCCGCGGTATCGAGCAAGCCCTTGAGGCTGCCACCTGAAAAATCGATCCGTATCGGTGCACTTTGCTGGACGGCCGGCATCGGCGACGGAGCGGCTTTCTGTGCTGCCGTCGCGTTTCCGGTTTGCCCCGCATTACTGGCGTCGGCCGCGATTTTGGTGGGAATGCCGGAGCGCAGGGTAATGCGCTCGGCGAATTCCGCCAGCGAATTCACGGATCGTTCGAAAGTGGTCGCTTGATTAAAGACCTGCGGTAGCGGCACCTGGCTGGTGCGTGCCAGGCTGCGACCTATCCAGATACCCGGATCATGCTGAATGGTCGGTGCTGTCAGACTGGGGGCGCCGTCAATCTTGCCCACGTCGCGCGTCAACGCAGAGGCGCGTTTTTCGCTGGCATTGACCCGTTCAGTGATGCCATTTTGCATGTTGCTGCATGCCGGAAGCAGCAACATGCTACTGAGGATGGCGAGCGAAGCATGGTTCATTGTTGCCCCCCTTTGGCGGTGATGCGCAGCACCCGGTTGCCTGCAAAAAAGGTCGCGGTGATTGGTATCTCGCTCGATTGCAGGCTGTTCGCCATCGCGGTGACGGCGTCTTCGAACGACCCGTTGATGCTGACGGCGGCCTCGATAGAGACATCCTGCGATAGTTCCCAGATTAGCTGCCAGCCGGCCGTCAGGGACCAGCGTGCAAGCGCGTTTTGCAGCGTCTTGTCGGCGGGTGTGGTGGTCCATGTCGTCATTGGAACAGCGGCTTGAAGTGGTTCGCCGGGCGGGCTTTCCGGATCCATGAATTGCTGTACGTCGGCACTGCGCAAGGACAGATTGAAGGCTGCGGGTGCTTCAATGCGCAGAAGCTCTCCGGTCACGCGCCACGAAAAATGGTAGTCCCTGGCTAACGCGTCCAGTACTTGCTGAGGGGGCAGGCTGACATTGCCGGTCACCCGGCCATTGATCCCGGGAGCGATACTGAGTTGCAGGTGTTGTGACTTGGCGAACTGTTGCAGCAATTTGTGCAGGTTGCGGTTCTTTGCGTGGTATTCGAATTGGGGTTTGTACCAACGGATGTCAGCATCTGCCAGCGCCGCGCCGGATAGACCGAACCCGATTGCGGCAATGAGCGTCGCAGCGACTACGCGTGCGGTAAATAACGATAGCCAAAATTGCATGACGATTCCCGGGAAGACGGTCTTGCGCTACCGCGATCGCGGGATACGTAATGACCAGCGTGTTAGGCAGAGTAAAAGATGATGCAACTACTAGTTGCTGACAGCTATTACTTTTAGTTTATTCTCGGGGTTTGAAAATTACAAACCTTTCCCAAGTGCGTTCCGGAAATGTTGATGGTGTTGTGCTAAACGGAAACACTGTTCTCCAAAGTACGCCAAAAATTCCGGCACGTTGCGATCGTTACTCTTGGTGAGTGTCATCATGATCCCCGGGGTCAACTTACTTAACACTTCAGGAAAGACTCGCCCTATGCCTGCTTGCTCCAGCCCGACCGTCTTGATTTACTTGTTCCATCCAAACGCTTTGCTGGCCAGAGATACGGCGTTGCAGATGGCACAGATTGGTTATCCGTTGACGGTCTTTGCCACGCTGGCCGAGTTGGTCGCTGCGACCGGGCGCCAGGCGCCGGCAATCGTGCTGGTCGATCTGGGCAAGGTGTCCGTCAACGCCGCGCTGCAGCAGGAGCTATTGCGTCTGCGTCAGCTCGGTAACTTCGGGTTGATATTGCTGTCCTCGCGCGGTAATTTCGAGGCGCGACTCAATGCCGTACAGGCAGGTGCTGATGCCTATTTCATCCGTCCGGTTGACCTGCTCATGCTGGGAAAGAAAATTGAAGCCCTGGTCCGGCATCGCGAACTGCCACCGTATCGGGTCATGCAGGTCAGTGAGGATGACCGTCATGCAGAGATATTGCGGCAGACCGGCATGGATGTTGTTTGTACTCACAAACCGGCGGAGTTGTTCAATCTGCTGGGTGCTTACCAACCGGAACTCATCGTGATCGCTGCTGAGCTGCAGGATTGCAGCGGCATCGATCTGATCCGCCTGATCCGCCAGAACGTCGCTTATCTGGATATTCCGGTCATCTGTATCGGTGGCCAGTCCGGTGACACGATGCATGTGCCGGCACTGATTGCCGGCGCCGATGATTATCTTGCCGCGACGATCGATGCCACGCATCTGGTTGCGACGGTCGCGGGAAGGGCCGAGCGCTACCGGGCGCTGCGCGGATTGATCATGCGCGATAGCCTGACCGGCTTGTACAACCACGCGGCGATCAAGGAATACCTGGTGCGCGAAATGTCACTGATTGAACGGCATGCGGCACCGTTGTCGATGGCCATGGTGGACCTGGATTTTTTCAAGAAGGTCAACGATACCTACGGCCATCCGGCCGGCGATCAGGTCATCCGTTCGCTGGCGCGTCTGTTACAGCAACGCTTGCGGCGTGGCGATATCATCGGGCGCTATGGCGGCGAGGAGTTTGTCATCGTCATGCCTGCGACGACCCGCGATGCAGCGGTTGCGGTACTGGCCGATATTGGCGTGGCCTTTGCGCAGATCCGGCAAAGCGCCGATGGAGCCGAGTTCAATTCGACGTTTTCTGCCGGTGTGGCCGAGGCGGGCGGTCATGCCGATGCCGGTTCGCTGCTACGCAGTGCTGACGCGGCGCTGTATCAGGCCAAGCATGCCGGACGTAATTGCGTGGTGGCGGCGAGTCCTTCCTGAGCAGGGCTGTTACCCTGTCGACTTGACGCGATGTATGCGCGTTTTATCCACGCTTGACGAGAAGTGAGTTTCCGCATGACCCAGCTATCCGTGAACATCAACAAGATCGCCCTGCTGCGCAATTCGCGTGGCCGCAATTATCCGGATGTATGTGCGTTTGCCGAGCGCTTCCTGCAACTCGGTGCCGACGGCATCACGCTGCATCCGCGGCCCGATCAGCGCCATGCCCGCTACACGGATGTCGCCGAATTGCAAGCCGTGACATCGGCGCACGGCAAGGAGCTCAATGTCGAAGGCTATCCCACTGCAGAGTTCATCGAGGTCGTGCGACGTGCACGCCCGGCGCAGTGCACGCTGGTGCCGGATAGTCCGGACCAGCTCACTTCCGACCATGGCTGGGATCTGGTGCGGGACGCCGGCATGCTGCGTCCGGTGATTGCTGCACTGAACGACGACGGTATCCGTGTCAGCCTGTTTGTCGATGTGAATAATCCGTTGCTGCCGCTGGCCCGTGAGCTGGGGGCGCAGCGGGTAGAGCTTTATACCGAGCCGTATGCAGAAACGTTCGGTAGCGCCCGGTCGGCACCGGTGCTTGAGCAATTCCGGGTCGCTGCGGCGCTCGCCGGACAAGCCGGGCTGGGTGTGAATGCCGGGCATGACTTAAATCTTGAAAATCTGGCTGACTTCCTGACCATTCCCGATATTCTCGAAGTATCGATCGGGCATGCGCTGATCGTTGAATGCCTCGAACTCGGCATGCCTGCCGTGCTGGCGCGTTATGTCGCGCTGGTCGCGGGTCGCTGAGGGCTGGTCACTTGCTATCGCAGCGTGCCAGCCGGATTGCGGCGAAGGAAGTCCTGGCGTGACAGCGTTGCCGATGCCCTGGACAGTGGCAGCGGGTCGCCTATCGGGACCGTCACGTAGGGTGAAATGCTGCCGGTGACGGAGTCTTCCATCTGATTTTTGTTTGCTACTTTCGGCTCGTGATCAAATTCTATCAGGCTGTTCGGATCGGTCGCGCTGCGGCGACGTGTTTCACTGCGTCGTCGAGGTGTCGGCAATACCGGTTTTTTTATATTGACGCTGAATGGTTTGCGGCGGTGTGTCGCAGGCCCCGGAAGATCGTCGCTGGCATACAGATGCATGAACCGGAGCTGGTTGCTTTGCCCCTGCGAGCGAGGTTCGACCGGTGCCGATGCAGCAAGTGCCAGTACGGGCATTCCTGGTCTATTAGGGTTGCGCTCCGCGACGTGTTGGACTGGTGCAAGGATGCGCTGATCTTGGGTCTGGTTTCTGATCGACATCTGCGCCAGCAGGAACGATTTCATGGACGATCCATCGTTCATGCGCAGACCAGGCTGGCGCTCGCCAGGTGCCGCCAGGGGCCTCACACGCGAGAGCGGGTCAGATCTCGACGCGGCCTGGGCGGTATCGAGTAGCATTCTGTCTGAAACAGGCACAGGCGAAGTCAGGACGGAGCGAACGGCAGAAATTCTCATGGCAATCTTCACTGAAAGTGGTCGCGGCTTGCACGATACGAGCCGTTTGGTCCGGTTCAGTGGTGTCAGTCAGCAAGCGGGTTCCGTCTATCACGCATCAACAAGAAAAATAAAAAACCCGCACCGACACTTGCGTGCCGGTGCGGGTTTGTTTTGCGGCGTCACCACCTGCGTGGTGACGGCCCGGAAGCTTACTTGGCTGTCGCGTCGCCGGCAGGCTTGACGGCTTTCTTGACGACGGGAGCTGGTAGCGCGCCAATATTGCCATCGTTGAGCTCGCCCGCCTTGTTGGCCGCCTTGGCTTCAGCTTTGACTTCTGCCCGGCTTTTCCCGCCTGCCGGGACCGCACTTTTCGGCACGGGTGCCATCGGTGTAACGTTTCCACCTTTCAATTCACCTGCCTTGTTGGCGGC comes from Actimicrobium sp. CCC2.4 and encodes:
- a CDS encoding pyridoxine 5'-phosphate synthase, encoding MTQLSVNINKIALLRNSRGRNYPDVCAFAERFLQLGADGITLHPRPDQRHARYTDVAELQAVTSAHGKELNVEGYPTAEFIEVVRRARPAQCTLVPDSPDQLTSDHGWDLVRDAGMLRPVIAALNDDGIRVSLFVDVNNPLLPLARELGAQRVELYTEPYAETFGSARSAPVLEQFRVAAALAGQAGLGVNAGHDLNLENLADFLTIPDILEVSIGHALIVECLELGMPAVLARYVALVAGR
- the pilO2 gene encoding type 4b pilus protein PilO2, with amino-acid sequence MSIHTLQIGKTRFVCGLFWQSLSRPRDFWKEACQLAFKIDADLVVLRKDQAMAQAGYANMKEGARRGQQSLAAVISKTIAIEGAHYDGHQQPVHNWLCAFKLPDELWAYCAVRDANFLPNGDFAGSREDVLDRLQGDYALGGWNVVIGEPELEQYGFHNFNAKTLDTLLPKRKNGQLHIRKWSSLRPVKTAIPPGIAIAAGAAGVLLVAGTSLYFFQQHQKKEQEKELAMAAARARLSAAGARQSSERPWLAKPLALDFAKACQARLDPLTAGGWQLDQFQCQVNKADYVWTSNGANVRYLLEKIPSAVLAISGTQATSTGPIELKANGKDVLLAADIVLRNLLERSQALGIVLKMAAIVPPTMAPPPVAGIPGAPAPAPKPEWKTYTLSADLGVLTPLMASPLLGQPGVRLDRISWNAGNWLIEGVVYAK
- the pilP gene encoding type IV pilus biogenesis protein PilP; this encodes MRNNLIGSLALALPLFVQPCHGASGETTADALTRIDAETLVLKAQERQLVIKAKILQLQADLNNRQSSIDQTARPGAPGDPTVQSIEGIGNNVFATLLFENGSSIDVRTGDVLPNGMRVLSIKTNEVTVSADHRRSVRLLPGNAALISAASGAVQTTVALPAAPPGYLPVPRLPAKVPAK
- a CDS encoding GspE/PulE family protein; the encoded protein is MNTRYKQFDDDPPPPLEPVIVTSVDLMSASILSISGSFEASEEERKLLCLLSDGRLLIASGQALNAHVQSYRARLERMKRPFAIVFCTIEVIGRLYRSGSNSGSDNTSRHQEHTVMQVTAKDLLARGCRERASDIHIRVNKLSTDFYFRIHNDLVKVGSQTRDYGERLLATIYGAMTAVSDNSYKPTERQDASIGDRDKLPDMLYGVRIATAPTSEGNLMVLRLLYNDAGDHIDLRPLGFTQEHANLIQVLKDHPIGMNIISGPTGSGKSTTLQRVLSGQLIESQGKMHVLTVEDPVEYPIPGAVQTAVTNATSEVERSRLFSAAISNAMRLDPDTIMIGEIRDGASAQSALRAAMTGHQVWTTVHANSAMAIIDRLVDLGLPLAMTADHTVITGLISQRLVKLLCPHCKRRLVDYAGELTIAQAERLHKAVGNKLPQVFLTGPGCKACGNKGTIGRTVVAEVILPDAELCTYLRHADKLGAIAYWRAMLGGQTLVEHAIAKIADGLIDPRMAEKTVGHLVPLHQHGKPATALKKA
- a CDS encoding toxin co-regulated pilus biosynthesis Q family protein produces the protein MQFWLSLFTARVVAATLIAAIGFGLSGAALADADIRWYKPQFEYHAKNRNLHKLLQQFAKSQHLQLSIAPGINGRVTGNVSLPPQQVLDALARDYHFSWRVTGELLRIEAPAAFNLSLRSADVQQFMDPESPPGEPLQAAVPMTTWTTTPADKTLQNALARWSLTAGWQLIWELSQDVSIEAAVSINGSFEDAVTAMANSLQSSEIPITATFFAGNRVLRITAKGGQQ
- a CDS encoding diguanylate cyclase — its product is MPACSSPTVLIYLFHPNALLARDTALQMAQIGYPLTVFATLAELVAATGRQAPAIVLVDLGKVSVNAALQQELLRLRQLGNFGLILLSSRGNFEARLNAVQAGADAYFIRPVDLLMLGKKIEALVRHRELPPYRVMQVSEDDRHAEILRQTGMDVVCTHKPAELFNLLGAYQPELIVIAAELQDCSGIDLIRLIRQNVAYLDIPVICIGGQSGDTMHVPALIAGADDYLAATIDATHLVATVAGRAERYRALRGLIMRDSLTGLYNHAAIKEYLVREMSLIERHAAPLSMAMVDLDFFKKVNDTYGHPAGDQVIRSLARLLQQRLRRGDIIGRYGGEEFVIVMPATTRDAAVAVLADIGVAFAQIRQSADGAEFNSTFSAGVAEAGGHADAGSLLRSADAALYQAKHAGRNCVVAASPS
- a CDS encoding type II secretion system F family protein; this translates as MPLDLNRRWAKLQFSEGTRLRLYRKVSKMLANGLPLLKILEELRDRAAQDGDKPHEPLAIVLDDCRRLVQNGSMFGEALGYWIPDTERMIISAGEQAGQLEATLLSVIDVVQAGKKIKAVIISGLTYPVAILVLIICYLYIFGTRVIPEFAKVIDPATWHGAAKSLHVMSQLVQHWMLPFVLALIMLAVLVLWSMPRWCGNLRVVIDRVAPYSIYRLVVGSGFLMAFSALQHAGITVEKSLIRLSDMAQPWLRERLDGALLGVKSGMNCGEALRNAGYQFPSEEMIDDLCVYAEYKGFSQALKTLADEWMEDGVETISLQMKVLNGVAIVLLAVVISWLVTGFFGIQQEIANMTRAVR
- a CDS encoding PilN family type IVB pilus formation outer membrane protein, whose product is MNHASLAILSSMLLLPACSNMQNGITERVNASEKRASALTRDVGKIDGAPSLTAPTIQHDPGIWIGRSLARTSQVPLPQVFNQATTFERSVNSLAEFAERITLRSGIPTKIAADASNAGQTGNATAAQKAAPSPMPAVQQSAPIRIDFSGGSLKGLLDTAAARFGVSWKYANGTIQFFRTDTRTFQIAAVPGDSALTANVSSGASSGSQDAGSGGGGGGGGGGGSSVNATNSQNTAVKSTLSVYSSIEKAVSIMLSADGKVVASPATGSITVSDTPDNLERIALFIDKENLALSRQVMVNVTVLAVTLTRGDNYGIQWDAVYKTLSRKYGLSNSLAKVANTNAFSAAILDTATSKLAGSAMMIEALSEQGQVRRETSASVVTLNNQPVPVQVAKQTSYLKSSQTTQTPNVGSTTTLTPGTITTGFNMSILPNVLNNGTVLLQFSTDISSLRSLRTVSSSTASIETPETETRNFLQRVAMKSNETLIISGFEQTDDNLNQRGVGTPANLLLGGSLGAGSNKEIIVIMITPIAMRAS